One window of Flavobacteriales bacterium genomic DNA carries:
- a CDS encoding T9SS type A sorting domain-containing protein, with product MPPYRKRNTLGPVYPWHIPIKHCLLNTFADHSFENKQKPTMGRPIHSSERDATGREVEMIPISSTEGQAVYDTRRLAPGTYTIELVNGGNTVGTAKLVVKQ from the coding sequence ATGCCCCCTTATCGGAAACGCAATACGCTCGGACCTGTATATCCGTGGCACATTCCGATCAAGCACTGCTTGCTGAACACCTTCGCGGACCATAGCTTTGAGAACAAACAAAAACCGACCATGGGAAGACCAATTCATTCATCCGAACGCGATGCCACCGGCCGCGAGGTGGAGATGATCCCGATCTCCAGCACCGAAGGCCAAGCCGTGTACGACACCCGCCGCTTGGCACCGGGAACCTACACCATCGAACTGGTGAACGGCGGGAACACCGTGGGTACCGCCAAATTGGTGGTGAAGCAATGA
- the lipA gene encoding lipoyl synthase translates to MSEIAEGTAVEQPRRKPDWLRVKLPNGENFKKVRAIVSEHKLHTICQSGNCPNMGECWGAGTATFMILGNICTRSCGFCNVATGRPEEADPFEPARVARSVELMGVKHCVITSVDRDDMPDGGANIWAKTIRSVRRRSPQTKLETLVPDFKGEWQNLAIVLEERPEVLSHNVETVRRLTRIVRVQAKYDRSLEVLMRSKKFGLRTKSGIMLGLGEEDHEVLETMDDLHSVGCDVVTIGQYLQPTKNHLPVVEFVHPDRFAFFREEGLKRGFRFVESGPLVRSSYHAEKHVH, encoded by the coding sequence ATGAGCGAGATCGCGGAAGGCACGGCCGTGGAACAGCCCCGCCGCAAGCCGGATTGGTTAAGGGTGAAGCTGCCCAACGGGGAGAATTTCAAGAAGGTACGGGCGATCGTGAGCGAGCATAAGCTGCACACGATCTGCCAAAGCGGCAATTGCCCCAACATGGGCGAGTGCTGGGGCGCGGGCACGGCCACCTTCATGATCCTGGGGAACATCTGCACCCGTTCCTGCGGTTTTTGCAACGTGGCCACCGGCAGGCCCGAGGAAGCGGATCCCTTCGAGCCCGCCCGCGTGGCCCGCTCCGTGGAGCTGATGGGCGTGAAGCACTGCGTGATCACCTCCGTGGACCGCGACGACATGCCGGACGGGGGCGCCAACATCTGGGCGAAGACCATCCGCTCCGTGCGCCGCCGCAGCCCGCAGACCAAGCTGGAAACGCTGGTCCCCGACTTCAAGGGGGAATGGCAGAACTTGGCCATCGTGCTGGAGGAACGTCCCGAGGTGCTCAGCCACAACGTGGAGACCGTGCGTCGCCTAACGCGTATCGTGCGCGTCCAGGCCAAGTATGACCGGAGCCTTGAAGTGCTGATGCGCTCCAAGAAATTCGGACTGCGCACCAAGAGCGGCATCATGCTCGGCCTTGGTGAGGAGGACCATGAAGTGCTGGAGACGATGGATGATCTGCACAGCGTGGGCTGTGATGTGGTCACTATCGGGCAGTACCTGCAGCCCACCAAGAATCATCTGCCGGTGGTGGAATTCGTGCATCCGGACCGCTTCGCCTTCTTCCGCGAGGAAGGCCTGAAGCGCGGCTTCCGCTTTGTGGAAAGCGGCCCGTTGGTACGCAGCAGCTACCATGCGGAAAAGCACGTTCACTGA
- a CDS encoding transposase — protein sequence MNKLRTIPGCGITTVAAIVAETNGFKEFKSASSSPAMLATTSYTMNRAHQC from the coding sequence GTGAACAAACTTCGCACCATTCCGGGATGCGGCATCACCACAGTGGCGGCCATAGTGGCGGAGACCAACGGGTTCAAAGAGTTCAAAAGCGCTAGCAGCTCACCAGCTATGCTGGCTACGACATCGTACACAATGAATCGGGCACATCAGTGCTAA
- a CDS encoding transposase, whose amino-acid sequence MDGKGQATDNAFIERLWRSVKQQCVYRHSPADGNELRSLLAEYFAYYNHQRPHQHLDGLTPGTPLLWSARYPEPYPDTKPC is encoded by the coding sequence ATGGATGGCAAGGGCCAGGCTACGGACAATGCGTTCATCGAACGACTTTGGAGAAGCGTGAAGCAGCAATGCGTCTATCGCCATAGCCCCGCCGATGGGAATGAGCTGCGCAGCCTTCTGGCCGAGTACTTCGCCTATTACAACCACCAACGACCACACCAGCACCTGGATGGACTGACCCCCGGCACACCTTTACTTTGGTCTGCCCGATACCCGGAACCGTACCCTGACACCAAACCTTGTTGA
- a CDS encoding transposase, translating to MVHNESGTSVLSKTRISKKGNRYMRHHMHMPALSASKHIPEFKALKERIKAKTGIPMKAQVAVQRKPPILMYTLWKNDLVYEKDYHKKGSPEQCPGYTG from the coding sequence ATCGTACACAATGAATCGGGCACATCAGTGCTAAGCAAGACGCGTATCTCCAAGAAGGGCAACAGGTACATGCGCCACCACATGCACATGCCCGCCTTGAGCGCATCCAAGCACATTCCCGAGTTCAAAGCGTTGAAAGAGCGCATTAAGGCCAAAACGGGGATACCGATGAAGGCGCAGGTGGCCGTCCAGCGTAAACCACCGATCCTGATGTACACCCTCTGGAAAAACGACTTGGTCTATGAGAAGGACTACCACAAAAAAGGTAGCCCGGAACAATGCCCAGGCTACACAGGATAG
- a CDS encoding T9SS type A sorting domain-containing protein, with protein sequence MSLRKLTVAALWAATVAAAQQPFDLDPNFRTTIQQQGIGSILERPDGEIIVSGSMYYPSQFDLRGGILLTADGAVNSTFPAYGYMGGKIVPWGADRFYAGNGQGIRRSWLDDGALDNNFNALNQPLYSIFQGGDFHVFPDGRVLISGLDQVRDSVRGFVGWYSLIWLNNDGSLDTTRIHRQSEGPIVRFKELPDGKFICNGSGGMVQGRNVSILFRVDSDGALDTTFNAPFLDYCYTYSYHPQSDGKVVCGGRYHFVGSPDTLSLIRLLPDGQLDPTFNNHLAFRSTYHHLATPSVLGIQPIGPDKLAITGSFDQIDGETRGGIAMVDTAGNLLDGYFNSNGCGAYEDGFQQYPYKFIVGITPAMDGSYYIYGAYHGYDDGTTNDTSQRLISRLYGLNVGIHEQEADQPQPLQIAPNPSAGSTVFSAPAPLSNTELYIHDGSGRLVWQVEWPAGAEQYTLPAGALAPGAYVVRVAHAGTVLTCKCPVDLFSTIFKPPKEVAAKHYPV encoded by the coding sequence ATGAGCCTGCGGAAGCTGACCGTGGCGGCCCTCTGGGCCGCCACGGTAGCGGCCGCGCAGCAGCCGTTCGATCTGGACCCCAATTTCCGGACGACCATACAACAACAAGGAATTGGCTCTATTCTGGAGCGACCTGACGGAGAGATCATCGTATCCGGTTCGATGTACTACCCTTCACAGTTTGATCTTCGAGGCGGCATTTTACTAACTGCCGATGGCGCCGTTAACTCAACCTTCCCAGCCTATGGGTACATGGGCGGTAAGATAGTTCCATGGGGTGCGGACCGTTTCTATGCAGGCAATGGGCAAGGCATCCGCCGCTCTTGGTTGGATGACGGTGCTTTGGACAACAACTTCAACGCATTAAACCAGCCCCTTTATTCCATCTTTCAAGGTGGTGATTTCCACGTCTTCCCGGACGGCCGGGTTTTGATCAGTGGTTTGGACCAGGTTAGGGATTCTGTGCGCGGCTTTGTGGGCTGGTACAGTCTCATTTGGCTGAACAACGATGGCTCGTTGGATACCACCCGTATCCACCGCCAGTCCGAGGGGCCGATCGTCCGCTTTAAGGAATTGCCCGATGGCAAATTCATTTGCAACGGCAGTGGGGGCATGGTCCAAGGGAGAAATGTATCCATCCTCTTCCGGGTGGATTCGGACGGTGCCTTGGACACCACCTTCAATGCCCCCTTTCTCGACTACTGTTACACGTACAGCTACCATCCCCAGTCAGACGGCAAAGTGGTGTGCGGTGGGCGGTACCACTTTGTAGGTAGCCCAGATACGCTCTCCTTGATCCGGTTGCTTCCCGATGGTCAACTTGATCCGACATTCAACAATCACCTCGCATTCAGATCCACCTATCACCACTTGGCCACTCCATCGGTACTTGGCATCCAGCCCATAGGCCCGGACAAATTGGCCATTACAGGGAGCTTTGATCAAATTGACGGTGAAACCCGCGGAGGCATTGCCATGGTGGATACCGCCGGGAACCTGCTGGATGGCTATTTCAACAGCAACGGTTGCGGTGCCTACGAGGATGGATTTCAACAATACCCTTACAAGTTCATCGTGGGCATTACCCCGGCCATGGATGGCAGCTACTACATCTATGGGGCTTACCATGGTTATGATGATGGCACTACCAACGATACTTCACAGCGTTTAATCAGTCGGCTGTATGGTTTGAACGTGGGCATACACGAACAGGAAGCCGACCAACCGCAACCGCTACAGATCGCGCCCAACCCCAGCGCGGGTTCCACGGTATTCTCGGCTCCAGCGCCGCTCTCAAACACAGAACTGTACATCCATGATGGCAGTGGGCGCTTGGTGTGGCAAGTAGAGTGGCCTGCTGGCGCGGAGCAGTATACCCTGCCCGCCGGGGCGCTGGCACCGGGGGCTTATGTGGTGCGGGTGGCGCACGCAGGTACTGTGTTAACATGCAAGTGTCCTGTCGATTTATTTTCAACTATCTTTAAACCTCCAAAGGAAGTTGCTGCAAAGCACTATCCTGTGTAG
- a CDS encoding transposase, giving the protein MHVVLPNKFKHFAASLNSKSKTDAIDAKLLARFGVEREHRPWNPAELVIKRMRDFSRYRVQLQEQKTAITNILHSKDYAHGVPADIKKSSKKVIAVLEKEIAILSKEMEKVVKSRSGN; this is encoded by the coding sequence GTGCATGTAGTGCTGCCCAACAAATTCAAGCACTTCGCAGCAAGCCTGAATTCGAAGTCGAAGACCGATGCGATCGATGCCAAGTTGTTGGCCCGCTTCGGTGTGGAGCGAGAGCATCGGCCATGGAATCCGGCTGAACTCGTCATCAAGCGGATGCGCGATTTCAGTCGCTACCGGGTACAGCTACAAGAACAGAAGACGGCCATCACCAACATCCTTCATAGCAAGGATTATGCGCATGGTGTACCAGCGGATATCAAGAAGAGCAGCAAGAAGGTCATTGCCGTGCTGGAAAAGGAAATCGCGATACTCAGTAAGGAAATGGAGAAAGTGGTGAAGAGCCGATCCGGAAATTGA
- a CDS encoding transposase yields MTRKSRRKFTPAFKAQVALEAVKENHTMAELAMRFEIAPAQIGQWKKQLAENAAGVFEGTPTASSAMPGGHDPEKLFAEIGRLKMENDLLKKQSDERGTKAACHCHRAGRQHHGALPGAGPCTQQLYYQPKGESALNLELMRLMDEEYTKHCFHG; encoded by the coding sequence ATGACCCGAAAAAGCAGAAGGAAGTTCACTCCCGCGTTCAAGGCTCAAGTTGCGCTTGAGGCCGTGAAGGAGAACCATACGATGGCAGAGCTGGCGATGCGCTTTGAGATCGCACCAGCACAGATCGGCCAATGGAAGAAGCAGTTGGCGGAGAACGCCGCTGGGGTCTTTGAAGGGACCCCGACGGCGTCCTCCGCCATGCCAGGTGGTCACGACCCCGAAAAGTTGTTCGCCGAGATCGGCAGGTTGAAAATGGAGAACGACCTGCTAAAAAAACAGTCCGATGAGCGTGGCACAAAAGCGGCATGCCATTGCCACCGTGCAGGAAGGCAGCATCATGGAGCGCTGCCAGGCGCTGGACCTTGCACGCAGCAGCTTTACTATCAGCCCAAAGGAGAAAGCGCGTTGAACTTGGAATTGATGCGTTTGATGGATGAAGAGTACACCAAGCATTGCTTCCATGGATGA
- a CDS encoding OsmC family protein — translation MDTAHVKYLGGLRTEAVHLRSGEKIITDAPVDNMGQGAAFSPTDLMSTSLACCMMTLMGIAAEARSIQLNGLQARVVKHMASGPRRVERIEVHFELDGKELDDKQRSILEHAARTCPVALSLREELVQEVTFTYH, via the coding sequence ATGGATACCGCACACGTCAAATACTTAGGTGGCCTGCGCACAGAGGCCGTTCACCTGCGCAGTGGTGAAAAGATCATCACCGACGCGCCTGTGGACAACATGGGCCAAGGCGCTGCTTTCTCGCCCACGGACCTGATGAGCACGTCGCTCGCCTGCTGCATGATGACCTTGATGGGCATCGCGGCCGAGGCGAGAAGCATCCAATTGAACGGGCTTCAGGCGCGCGTGGTGAAGCACATGGCCTCGGGGCCGCGCCGGGTGGAGCGCATCGAGGTACATTTCGAGCTGGACGGAAAGGAATTGGACGACAAGCAGCGTAGCATTTTGGAGCATGCCGCACGCACCTGCCCGGTGGCCTTAAGCCTGCGCGAAGAACTGGTGCAGGAGGTCACATTCACCTATCACTGA
- a CDS encoding transposase yields MKVQCVGVDIAKNDFKVAFATKGEDNKLSCTTAKKFDNAKTGFNQLVRWATSEMDKNAPLVFLMEATGVYHEKLAHHLHRA; encoded by the coding sequence ATGAAAGTACAATGCGTAGGAGTAGACATCGCCAAAAATGACTTCAAAGTGGCCTTTGCCACCAAAGGAGAAGATAACAAGCTGTCCTGTACCACGGCGAAGAAGTTCGACAATGCGAAGACAGGCTTCAACCAACTGGTGAGATGGGCAACCAGTGAGATGGACAAAAATGCACCATTGGTGTTCCTGATGGAGGCCACAGGAGTGTATCATGAAAAGCTGGCACATCACCTTCATCGTGCTTAA